In one window of Fragaria vesca subsp. vesca unplaced genomic scaffold, FraVesHawaii_1.0 scf0513155, whole genome shotgun sequence DNA:
- the LOC101294425 gene encoding uncharacterized protein LOC101294425, translated as MFLVVSSSFNEIKLVNTKRLSHVIIHKLDSPPEATVNSQGNLVKFFSVLSSVQVLTIVGHFMKPCLHLCTLSICTNMTNPDQMLASLCRMRSCPTLQDLELRAPDGEESGLAVAKELSGRMDTYRSMFNQLSVITLKNVTDLNVEREYIRLLLLCTPVLQRMALVQGWECCCSLHQWLVSCDRASVCADIVCQNLCATNVSLGAE; from the exons ATGTTTCTGGTGGTTTCTAGTTCGTTTAATGAGATTAAGCTTGTAAACACAAAAAGGCTTTCACATGTCATCATCCATAAGTTAGACAGTCCACCTGAAGCCACGGTTAACAGTCAGGGAAACCTGGTCAAGTTTTTTAGTGTCTTGTCGAGTGTTCAGGTCCTAACAATTGTTGGCCACTTCATGAAG CCGTGCTTGCACCTCTGCACCCTCTCAATATGCACCAACATGACCAATCCAGACCAGATGCTAGCAAGTTTGTGTCGGATGAGAAGCTGCCCTACGTTACAAGACCTGGAACTTAGGGCTCCAGACGGTGAGGAAAGTGGTTTGGCCGTTGCAAAAGAACTTTCTGGAAGGATGGACACATATAGAAGCATGTTTAATCAGCTTTCTGTGATTACGTTGAAAAACGTCACTGACCTCAACGTCGAACGTGAGTACATCCGGCTACTTCTCTTGTGCACACCAGTCCTTCAGCGCATGGCACTCGTCCAAGGTTGGGAATGTTGTTGTTCACTACACCAATGGCTTGTTTCATGCGACCGCGCCTCTGTTTGTGCTGACATTGTGTGCCAAAATCTGTGTGCGACGAATGTATCTCTGGGTGCTGAGTAA
- the LOC101294722 gene encoding F-box/FBD/LRR-repeat protein At1g13570-like — MRNKWNEDMYAQDEYKNTACGSAANDHGVANTGCLWAEDPDGVLVPGHLKEMIISRLPIQEAFRTSILSTNWRHTARGLSQLVFEDRPTWSEAKFIDVVDHVLSNHGVGLIKFMVSGVGKVDIGAVDRWVSRVSDLFVQELTLRMSHGSEDLHHRIFDRLYTNHQLTYLHLTSCSLVRPPRAFTGFRNLKKIVFYRVFMPQGAADMFFGHCQSLE; from the coding sequence ATGAGAAATAAGTGGAATGAAGACATGTACGCCCAGGACGAGTACAAGAATACGGCATGTGGTTCTGCTGCAAACGACCATGGAGTTGCAAACACAGGGTGTCTGTGGGCGGAAGACCCCGACGGTGTTCTTGTACCCGGCCATTTAAAGGAGATGATCATAAGCCGTTTGCCAATCCAGGAAGCATTCAGGACATCCATTTTATCCACCAACTGGCGGCATACCGCTCGAGGTCTTTCGCAACTGGTGTTTGAGGATCGACCTACATGGAGCGAGGCGAAGTTCATCGACGTGGTTGATCACGTCCTCTCAAATCATGGTGTAGGCCTAATCAAGTTCATGGTTTCCGGGGTCGGTAAAGTTGACATTGGAGCGGTTGATCGTTGGGTTAGTCGCGTTTCTGATCTATTTGTCCAAGAGTTGACTCTCCGGATGAGTCATGGTTCGGAGGACCTCCACCATCGAATTTTCGACCGACTATACACTAACCACCAACTTACTTATCTTCATTTGACGTCATGTTCACTGGTTCGGCCACCACGGGCTTTTACTGGGTTcagaaacttgaagaagatagTTTTTTACAGAGTTTTCATGCCTCAAGGTGCGGCTGACATGTTCTTCGGTCATTGCCAGTCGCTTGAATAG